One genomic region from Diabrotica undecimpunctata isolate CICGRU chromosome 9, icDiaUnde3, whole genome shotgun sequence encodes:
- the LOC140449933 gene encoding uncharacterized protein, translated as MRHGKTSRNLRQVMLNKEQFKKRRYKPNYKIRTEKSAGSIKIKGVCPSRLICKLRDQGQVSVSYWKTHAGHKEELRTMHLSKAEEKMIVEKLTSGVPSSRILEDSRKLETPKLERLTLLTSQDLSNLSRKYNTYKKRDQNDMVSTALKVQEWNVNNKNYAFLFKKEGEQHDVLKKEDFALGFMNSVMEDKLREFPSIICMDGTHGTNKRGMDLTVVLIKDDRNTGFPVAFLLSNRLDQVVQEVFLGALKNRIQTEIHAEHFMSDDNGKYYNAWAKIMGNQPKKLLCTWHVVRNWNIQGKKKIQDPILKKQMKTEMKRIINETDEDRFMELCNKYIIKLPEANEIDFFNYLARYYFQNEERIKMWAHCYRRNSGINTNMAIESFNNLLKTNHLRRNAAVSIEKLLDTIDDLVDIKMWKRIIDIERPNANNYQDRVIAKAHKMAETMKNKVEVKRNVKVYGQFQVKLFRDPNKIYNVNIRQVCENECKTLYCRVCKICIHRYQCECAEYVVRNTLCKHVHLVRMHEEREGTNSVLDDAARCLAVTSIIKSRHQEEINEFVRGKVEQTNVIQEKTKRSLQIENLVNLVKNMEDLDDESFARLHDKIKVKVKKEFQEEAKNVTMKRKMEKQEYFPSKKKELSKH; from the exons ATGAGACATGGAAAGACATCCAGAAATTTGAGACAAGTTATGTTAAACAAAGAGCAGTTTAAAAAAAGGA GATATAAGCCCAACTATAAAATTAGGACAGAGAAATCTGCtggatcaattaaaattaaaggagtGTGTCCCTCCAGGCTGATTTGCAAACTGAGAGATCAAGGACAAGTTTCAGTCAGTTATTGGAAAACACATGCTGGACATAAAGAGGAATTAAGAACCATGCATCTGTCAAAAGCAGAAGAAAAAATGATTGTAGAGAAGTTAACATCTGGGGTGCCATCTAGCAGAATTTTAGAAGATTCAAGAAAATTGGAAACACCAAAACTAGAAAGACTTACCTTATTAACAAGTCAAGATCTCTCAAATTTGTCCAGGAAGTATAATACATATAAGAAACGAGATCAAAATGATATGGTATCAACGGCTTTAAAGGTTCAGGAATGGAATGTTAACAACAAGAATTACGCTTTTTTATTCAAGAAGGAAG gagaaCAACATGATGtacttaaaaaagaagattttgccTTAGGATTTATGAATTCTGTAATGGAAGATAAATTAAGAGAATTTCCTAGCATAATTTGTATGGATGGTACACACGGCACAAACAAGAGGGGAATGGATTTAACAGTGGTGCTTATTAAAGATGACAGGAATACAGGATTTCCAGTTGCGTTCTTACTGTCAAACAGATTGGACCAAGTAGTTCAAGAGGTTTTTTTAG GTGCCCTCAAGAATAGAATACAGACTGAAATTCATGCGGAACATTTTATGAGTGATGATAATGGAAAATATTATAATGCATGGGCGAAGATTATGGGCAACCAACCAAAAAAGCTTTTATGTACCTGGCATGTAGTGAGAAACTGGAATATTCAAGGGAAGAAGAAAATACAGGATCCAAttttgaagaaacagatgaaaacTGAGATGAAAAGAATTATTAATGAAACGGATGAAGATCGATTTATGGAGTTGTGCAACAAATATATAATCAAATTACCAGAGGCAAATgagatagatttttttaattatctggcaag gtattaCTTTCAGAATGAAGAGAGAATCAAAATGTGGGCCCATTGCTACAGAAGAAATTCAGGAATCAATACAAACATGGCGATAGAATCTTTCAACAACCTACTGAAGACCAACCACCTTAGAAGAAATGCTGCAGTATCAATTGAAAAGTTATTGGACACAATAGACGATCTAGTGGACATCAAAATGTGGAAGAGGATTATAGACATTGAAAGACCAAATGCGAACAATTATCAAGATAGGGTTATAGCAAAAGCACACAAAATGGCAGAAACGATGAAAAACAAAGTAGAGGTTAAGAGAAATGTGAAGGTATATGGCCAATTTCAGGTAAAGTTATTTAGAGAtcctaataaaatatataatgtaaataTAAGGCAAGTATGTGAAAATGAATGTAAGACATTGTATTGTAGAGTatgtaaaatttgtattcatcGCTACCAGTGTGAGTGTGCCGAATATGTGGTGAGGAATACCTTGTGTAAGCATGTGCACTTGGTAAGAATGCATGAGGAGCGCGAGGGAACTAACTCTGTTTTAGATGATGCTGCAAGGTGTTTGGCAGTAACTTCAATTATCAAATCAAGGCATCAGGAGGAAATTAATGAGTTTGTCAGAGGGAAGGTAGAACAGACAAATGTCATCCAGGAAAAAACCAAACGAAGTCTTCAAATAGAAAACTTGGTAAATTTAGTAAAAAACATGGAAGACTTAGATGATGAAAGTTTTGCAAGATTACATGACAAAATTAAAGTGAAAGTGAAGAAAGAATTTCAGGAAGAGGCAAAGAATGTTACAATGAAGCGAAAAATGGAGAAACAGGAATATTTTCCTTCCAAAAAAAAGGAACTGAGTAAACATTAA
- the LOC140450143 gene encoding uncharacterized protein, giving the protein MRTKYFIGLKDKSMMPVCLNTFIGVLQVSRFRVNETGQLSKENRGGDRVSTKSFHKKTHVMNFMNRFKCSEPHYCAKHTGRKYLSADLNIRKMWKMYISSLTEDQSDLKVTHWYFRSIFNTKYNHGFGSPRVDVCSTCLQLDERLKHAKQGNEKQELMTEKRVHKLRAKAFFELLKCTDPKILIFSFDCQKNLPLPKLPDQATYYSRQIYLYNFTVVKGNSKSKLTPDNVTSYVWTENEFKKGSNEIASFVFDTLNTTEMKSPITTVRLVSDGCGGQNKNSIVVAMVCFWLSKHAPKNVKTVEFFFPITGHSYLPPDRVFGVSEKFMRKKEVIYKPSEYRLHYNTQPKFGVIGWWVGPNLKIGGFHVY; this is encoded by the coding sequence ATGAGGACCAAATATTTTATAGGCTTAAAAGATAAATCCATGATGCCTGTATGCCTTAACACGTTCATAGGTGTACTTCAGGTTTCACGATTTCGGGTAAATGAAACCGGTCAGCTTAGTAAAGAAAACAGAGGAGGTGACAGGGTTTCTACTAAAAGTTTTCATAAGAAAACGCATGTAATGAATTTTATGAATAGATTCAAATGTTCAGAGCCTCACTACTGTGCCAAACACACGGGCAGAAAATATCTTTCTGCTGatttaaatattagaaaaatgtGGAAAATGTATATCAGTTCACTCACAGAAGATCAGAGTGATTTGAAAGTAACACACTGGTACTTTAGGTCAATTTTCAACACGAAGTACAATCATGGCTTCGGATCCCCTAGGGTAGACGTTTGCTCTACTTGTTTGCAGTTAGATGAACGATTAAAACACGCAAAGCAAGGCAACGAAAAACAAGAGCTCATGACTGAAAAACGTGTTCATAAATTACGTGCTAAGGCTTTTTTTGAATTACTAAAATGCACTGacccaaaaattttgattttcagttttgattgtcaaaaaaatctaCCCTTGCCCAAATTACCAGATCAAGCCACTTACTATAGTAGGCAAATCTACCTTTACAATTTCACTGTGGTCAAAGGGAATTCTAAAAGTAAACTGACTCCAGATAATGTGACATCCTACGTTTGGACAGAAAACGAGTTTAAAAAAGGATCTAATGAAATTGCTTCGTTTGTTTTTGATACACTTAATACAACAGAAATGAAAAGCCCTATTACTACTGTGCGATTAGTAAGCGATGGATGTGGGGGTCAGAACAAAAATTCAATAGTCGTGGCCATGGTTTGTTTCTGGCTTTCTAAACAtgcaccaaaaaatgtaaaaacggTGGAGTTCTTTTTTCCCATAACAGGTCATAGCTATCTTCCACCAGATCGAGTATTTGGAGTCTCAGAAAAGTTTATGAGAAAAAAAGAGGTGATTTACAAACCATCAGAGTACAGACTACATTATAACACACAACCCAAgtttggcgtgattggttggtgggtgggtcccaatttaaaaattggcgggtttcatgtttattaa